The genome window TGTATTGTGAGCTCTGGCACGCAATAGATTGAAATAGTCTCTTGCTGTAGTCAATGAACCGCCGGCTGCTCCTCTAAGAACGGCTTCGGCATACATTAAATACACATCGGCTAATCTAAACATTGGGAAATCAGTATCAACCATTTCAGTTGCAGAGCCATTTACTCCTAATGATGTTTTATTAGACCATTTTGCAGTAATATATCCGGTTCCATAGTTGTTCATGTCTGTCATTTCTATGGTTCTGTCTTTGCTGATAATGGTATTTCTGTCATCTTTGGCATAGTTTCCATTTAACATAGTTTCTGAGAATTGTTTAGTAACTCTCAATCCTCCAGCCCATCCTGCAACACCAAAACTAGCACCGTTTTGTTCCAATGATCCCACCTGAGCATTAACCATTACCGTAGTAGGGCCATAGTTTTGCGTTACTTTACCATCCGAAACAATAGGGAATATAATTTCGTTTTTTGCCGAATTACTATTATTATCTGCGTTGAAGTTATTGGCATATACCGGAGATAAAGTGTATCCTGCATCAATTATATTTTTGCAGTTTGCAAGACATTGATCGTATTTTTTCTGGCCAATAAAAACTTCTGCGTTCAGATAAATTTTAGCAAGCAACATCCATGCTGCAGCTTTATCTGCTCTGGCATATTCATTTTCACGTGCATTTTTTAAATCTGGAATAATTGCGTTCAATTCAGATTCTACAAAAGCAAATAATTCAGGGCGTCCATACTGTGGTGACTGATAAGCACCTACTGGATCATTTTCGGTAACAAATCCTGCTTTGCCAAATAAATCCATTAAATGATAGTAAGCTAATGCTCTTAAAAAACGGGCTTCGGCTCTATAGGTTTTAATTTCACTGCGCAATTCAGTGCTTACGCCACGGCTGTCTAATTTAGCATCTGATGTCTGTCTGAGATATTCATTGACAAAAGCTACCTGTGTCATACATCTTCCAAAAAAACCTCTGATTACCACATTATCGGATGTCCAGGTGTCATTGTTTAATCCTTTTAATCCCGGATCATTTTCCCATGACCATTTAACTTCATCTGTAGTAAGCTCCTGCATGTTCCAGAAACCTCTTCCGTATTGGCTTGTTCCTGCGTCCAGACCTG of Flavobacterium marginilacus contains these proteins:
- a CDS encoding RagB/SusD family nutrient uptake outer membrane protein, producing the protein MKNIIKHKAIYILGTVLVMAGCTNDLNIDVKDPNVLLVDDFYSTPESYKQGLAGVYGNLSLTGATGPGSSNISGLDAGTSQYGRGFWNMQELTTDEVKWSWENDPGLKGLNNDTWTSDNVVIRGFFGRCMTQVAFVNEYLRQTSDAKLDSRGVSTELRSEIKTYRAEARFLRALAYYHLMDLFGKAGFVTENDPVGAYQSPQYGRPELFAFVESELNAIIPDLKNARENEYARADKAAAWMLLAKIYLNAEVFIGQKKYDQCLANCKNIIDAGYTLSPVYANNFNADNNSNSAKNEIIFPIVSDGKVTQNYGPTTVMVNAQVGSLEQNGASFGVAGWAGGLRVTKQFSETMLNGNYAKDDRNTIISKDRTIEMTDMNNYGTGYITAKWSNKTSLGVNGSATEMVDTDFPMFRLADVYLMYAEAVLRGAAGGSLTTARDYFNLLRARAHNTKKILTSDLNLDLILNERMVELYCEAHRRQDLIRFGKFTGGSYNWSWKGNVMSGIAISNIYNVFPIPKASIAANPNLIQNTGY